The Mucilaginibacter gracilis genomic interval TAGGTGCTTTACGCGACGTATTAGAATATAACGGGTACGAAGTGAACACCACCCCGAGAGGTGATAAAATTTTTGAGTACATTGACAACTACCGTCCCGACTTGATTTTGCTTGACGTAATGCTTGCAGATATGGACGGGCGAGAGATATGCCATGCCATAAAACAAAGGGAAGAAACTTACATCTGCAACATACCGGTTATCTTAATTTCGGCAACGCATAACCTGGTTGATTGCATGTCGCAAAAAAACGGACCCGATGATTT includes:
- a CDS encoding response regulator transcription factor; translation: MCKRILVIDDDLAILGALRDVLEYNGYEVNTTPRGDKIFEYIDNYRPDLILLDVMLADMDGREICHAIKQREETYICNIPVILISATHNLVDCMSQKNGPDDFLAKPFDVTSLLNKIEHQFAA